The Bacillus sp. NEB1478 genome contains the following window.
ACTAATAGGAAATCGAGAGAGGATAAAATGACCTATAATCACTCCTTCATCCTCGACTACCAAATCAAGTTCAGGAATATAAAATGGCTTTTCTCTAATTTCTTTTACTAGATCTCTTTGAATGATGCCGTCTGAATTCGTACTATTTTTGAATACTTCATACACGAAATCTTCAGTAAAACGATGTTCTTCTTTTTTAACACATCTAATTTTCAAACCATCCACCCCTCATCGAAATTCTTGGCCACTTTTAATTCAATAAAAAAAGCATTTCCCCTTCTTGAAAATATGCATAAAGAATACTGCTAACCTAATGGGTTTATTCATTAACTTTGTAACCCGCTTGTCCAATCCGAATATGATATATCAACGAATATTTTTCGTAAAATTAATGGTTAAAGGATCGTGCATATGAACCAACAAGAAGTTTTAGAAATAGGAGCCAATTGTATATTACGACTAAAGGATCGTTTTTTTCTTGTCTTTGAAGTAGAAGCAGATGTTCCAGGTGTAGAATTAGAAATTTTCACAATAGCTAGAATTGATAAGGAAACAGCTAGGAGACTATTTGATGCAGGAATAGAATGTTGTGAAATCACAAATAAGGTACCTAGACCCACACCTGATAGAGAAGTAGAGTTTATCTGTATTTTTATTGACAGAGACATGGCTTTTGCCCTTTTTGATGTAGAAGAAGGTGGAGAAGACCACGCTGTATTCGTTAAAATTTCGTTAGAAGAAGCTAAGTGTGCAATTAGAAAAGGTGCAAGACATTGCAATGTTGTTGATGCAAGAGAGCATTGTTAATTTTTGTATTTTTGATGATTCCCGATTTAAATCCTAATATAAAGAGCCCTAGTAAGGCTCTTTTTTAATTCCATTCCCTCAAATGTAAGTTTAGTGAATGCTGAATATCGCCTTTGATATTCATGTCAAACTGTGTTTTATATCCAGAAAACCGTAATTATAAATTTTTTTAAGGCTTTAAAAAGCAACATACACGGATAAGTAAAAAAAACGACGAGACGTCTTTAATCCTTTTTCATTAAAACTCCCTTGTGTTCAATATAAAATTACCTTCTCTATCATGCAATTTACGTTGAAAAAGGATTACTTTTTTTCAGTAGATTTTTTTTCATAAGTTCTGCTACTTGTTTATTATCATAATTGGAAGTCTTCTCAAGTTCCTTAATGATTAATTCTTGACGTTCAACAGTATGATTTTGACTTAACTTAGCCTTTGCTTCTATTTTTGTGATATTTATTTTAAATGCTACAATTCCTTTACTCATTCCCTTGATAAAACTGGATTCTACAGCATCTAAATTATATAGACTTTCTGAGCTTTCGTATTTATTTACCATGTCATTTAAAGAATCGAGAATGATTTCTTGGTCTTCGATAATCTCTAACTTTCCATATAAATGGATAGATACATAGTTCCAAGTAGGGACTGCTTTCGTCGTTTCGTACCAAGAAGGTGAAATATAACAGTGGGGACCTTGGAAAACCACAAGAATTTGTTGGTTCGCTGCATCTTCCCATTGTTCGTTCGGACGTGCAAAATGACCATATAAAGAATTTTCATCTTTATTTAATATCAATGGGAGATGAGTAGCATATGGCTGTCCTTTATGCTGCGTAAATAAAGTCGCAAAGCTGTATTTTTCTATAAAATCATAGATCGTTTCTTCATCATCGAGTTTAAAATATTCAGGAATGTACATAGGTTTCTCCTTTCAGATTTTAATGAAATTAACTCTCTCAAGTATTAATGGTTGCCTTACGTATAGAATATAAAGAAAACCCTTAAATGTCACCTCTATCAAGGAGACATGAATTTACAATAAAAGAACCCCTCTAAACGGGGTTCTTCTTACTAAAACAAAAGGTTACTCCAAAAGTCGTGGCATCGACATTTTCTCTTTCTGCACCTTCTACATCTATGAGATGAAGAGGATGAAGAAGATTCACATCTGCATCTACTGGATTTACGATTACAACCGGAACACATAATATACGTCACCTCACTAAATGATACCAATAATTACTTAAATCGATATCTTTATATCCTATGAAAAAGTGAGACAAGTTGTGTAGACTAATGTCATGTAAATGGAGTCCAATCATTCATTTGATAGGTTACTAGAGAAGAAATTGTTTATATTCTCCTATAAATAAGTTAGCTAACGATATGCTTAACTATGATATCTTGTGCAAAAACCCCTTAATTCTTTATCTATCCATATTGAATTATGCACCTTTTTGTCCGATTATTCTAACGTTCGATCAAGTCTGTATCAGGCGGGATATACCCGAGTTTTCTTCCTATTTTAACAATTTGTCCTTTATGATGAAACTCATGAGTAATCGTATGTGTCAATAGCCATAAGGAGGTAAACTTAGCACTTCCGCCATGCTCAAAGGACACATGAACATTTTGATCCCATTTATTTTCAAATTCATTCAGGAATTCATGAACTAGTGCATCCGTTTTACTAAAAACTTCGCGCATTTCCTGTACGTTATCGATAGACAATGGGTCAATTTTGGGGATCGAATGGCCAAGTGCACGATTTCCCAACCATACGCGATAACAATCCGCAACATGAGCATGGAGACTGCGAATTGAGTCTCCGCCAAAAGCTTCAAGCTCTTTAACATAATCAGATGGTGATATACTTTCACAGTAATGAAATAATGTTTCTCTCGTGCTTTGTATCCAATCATACTGCCTTACGAATACATCCATTTTCTCACTCTCCCTTAAAATGTTAAGAACATCCTAATTTAACTTTTCCTTTCCCATACTTCAATTAAAAAGAGCATTTCTCCTTCTTGAAGAAATGCTCGCGTTTGTTATATAACCTTTTTAAGTCTATGGATTTACTTACCGATAAAAAAAGATGCTTTCCTTATTTAGACAGCGCTTTTTCTAATATAAAATTTAAACTTCGACAGCATCCACTTTCCAGCTCTTTTGAAGCTTTCGAATGAAAATAATTTGCCCAATGTGATAGGCGTTATGTGTTGCAACATTTCCAATTACTGCCCACCACTGCACAGGGACAGGGAATCCATTTACTTCACTTTCAATTTTTTCTTCCGATAGTAACCCTTGCCATTGTAACAATACCTCTAATAAACGCTCTTTAAGATCTTTAAAATTTTCATTTTCCGGAATGATAAAACTTTTATTATTATCGCCTATGGAAGGAACAGCGTTGACATCAGATTTTTGATATCTGGTTTGCCATGTTTCATTCCAATACAGCAGATGATGGACAATTTCAGCAATGCTATTACAATTTTCATTTGGCTTCCAAAACGCTTCCTCTTCGGTTAGATTTTCAACGGATTCGGAAAATGGAAGATACCAGCTAGGGTCATTAGCATTAGCTAATAATTGATCATTTAACAATTCTTTTGCATGAACCATGAATTTCACACTCCCAATCTATGTTTCTTATAATCCAAAAGTATATACAAGCCAAACTATTAAAACATGTTACAATTTATTCTCTTTTACATCTTCTTTTCCTTTTGTTACTTTCCAATAAAAAAGAACTGCTTTAACAGTTCTTTGACATCAACTTAATGTACACGTTAGGCAAGACATTCTATTCATTGATAAATAACAGTTTTGATTTATAAATCAATCCCAAATTCGATATTAATAAAAAAAGTTTATACCCCAATGATTGAATTAATCATTTAATCCCTTTCCATCTAGAATTTGCTGTGTATATTTTTCAACCCTGGATTGTCGCGTTTTGGGTTGTTTCGCTTGAGAAAAGTAAAGAATATATGCTCTTTGCCGTCCCGGTGTCAATGCCTCAAAGGCAGTTTTCAAGTCTGGGGTTTCATCGAATTCATTTTGAAGCTCTACAGGAATTACAAACTCTGTATTCTTTTTAAAATTCACTTCCAAGCCTGCTTTTTCAACTTCAATGGCTTCATAGATATAGTCTTTCAAGATGGTTTCCATTTCAACTATTTCTTGAACGTTTGTGAACCGAATCTGGCGCGCTGATTGTACATTCTCTGTTTGTTGGATTAGTATCCCATTGGCATCCTTTAACAAGGCACCTTTATGAAACAGAAGTGCGCAATATTCTTTAAACCCATGTATTAATACGATGTTTTTTTTCTCTAATGTGTAACAAGGATGCATCCACTTAAATTCTTCGGTCAGTTCACAGTCAAGAATGATATTTCTCAACTTCTCAAATTCTTCCTTCCACTTTTTAGCTTTACTTAAAAATTCATCAACCTTGGGATTCATTGTATGATTTGTCATTCAGGTACACTCCTCTTTAATTTTCCGATCAGCTTACAGTCAAGCATGAACGTTCTCACATTCTCCACAATCGTGTTATCTAGCCCCAATACAAGGTTTGCCTCCTGCCCCTTTTTAAATACTGTAAATCATTGAAAAAACCTTCCATTCGAGCATAAATTCTAGTTTGCATCAAATGGAAGATCGTCAATTTGTCTGTATAAAAAGTTCTCCACTAAATTGGTAAGGCGATATTTTTATACCGAATGAGGTGATTGTTCCAGCATCTTTTCAAGCTCGCTGCACCATTTACCCCAGCCATACTTAGCGCCAGCTACTGCTTGATCATTTGAGATTCCTGTTTGATCAAGATGTAGGTTAACTTTTCCGTCCCCTAAATCCTTTAGTGTCCAGGTGACCGTGTGCGTCTCTCCTCCACTCGCCCAAGTATAGGACAAACGATTTGGTGCATCCACGATCAGCACTTCGCCGTCAATAATCCCATTCCACCATTCGGTAGGTTGAGTGCGAAACTGAAAATGGTGCCCTACGACGGCTTTAAAATCATTTTCCATCGCTTGACCGGTGTGGATGTTGCACACCCATTTGGCAAGCTTACTTGAATCGGTTAAAGCAGACCAAAGCTTCTCGATCGTTGTCTTATACTGAAAATCCAATGATAATGTTAAACTCATTCTTCTTCCTCCTCTAAAAATTGGTTTAAGCGCACCATATTCGAACTCCAGAACCTACTGTAAAAAGCAACCCAATCATGAATTTCACTGAGTGGAGTGGCGTTTAACCTAAATAGTGTTTCTCTGCCGACTTTTCGGTCATATACCAATCCGGCCTCTTTAAGAATTTTCAAATGTTTAGAAACCGCTGTACGCCCCATTTGAAACTGTGTCGTTAACTCATGTAGAGGGATTTCCTCTGCCTCTGATAACAGTTGGATCAGTTGACGCCGGGTTGGATCTGCAATCGCGTTAAACACATCCCGCAACTGGTCGTTCTCGCTCATTGCATCCCCTCCAAAATATTATTTGCTGTAATAGATATCGATTGGTAGTAAGAAGGGATCTCTGGATTTCATCACCTCTTAAAGCATTCTGCTCTTCGGACGTAAAGCCCAGGAGGCAATGTTTAGTGCAGCATATGAAAGCGGAAGGATAAGGTTAAACCCGTAATCACCATAATCGTTAGCAAACGCATGAGATAAAGCTGCTCCAGTCATTAAAAAGAAGATACCAGCGTGAACCCATTCTTTAAGCCGTGGAAAACCCGGCACGACGAGAGCGATGGATCCAAGTACTTTCCAAATCCCGAGAATAGTCAAGATGTATAATGGGTAACCAAGATTCGTCACAAGCTCGACGTTGCCGCCATATTGCATTAGTTGCCCAATACCACTTAACATAACAGCTGCTGAGAGCAGTAATGTGACTGACCAATAAGCAATCATTTTTCCTCGGGGCATTAAGTCTGCTTTCACGGTTGTTTCCGCACCGATCATCTTACTCATTTGTTTCCCTCCTCATAATGTTTCAAGTGAAACTTATTCAGGTTTCAAACAGTTTAACAATTACCAATTTCTAATTTCCAACTGGACACTATTTGGTGTCACTTTTATAATATGACACCATTCAGTGTTCTGTCAATAATTTCTTTTTAATCCTGATGAAAACGATTGTCACCTGATTAAATAAAGCCTCCGCACCTCGATGCGGAAGCTTTTTGATAGTAACTCGGTTTTCTTGAGAATCACGAGTGCTTAATGAATCTACTAAAAAATCGACATCACCGGTAATAAAAATCTTTCAATAAAAAGGTACATTCCTCCTTCAAGAAGAAATGCACCAGGTGTTCATCCATGTTTTTAGTTTTTTTTACTTATATTCTAAATGCTTGTGTTCAAAAACGTTTTCATCTGAATTTCTTACCATGATAAAGTGATTGATGTTGTCGAGTCCGTGTAAGTTGCAATTATGATGAGAAATAATTTGCTCGGCATTTAAAACTTTATTATCCGTTGTGGAATGACCGTCCTCGACCAAGGTTACATCAATACCAAGAGTTGTTGCTGCCCTTGCTGTTGTATCTATACAATATTCAGTTTTCATTCCCACCATTACGACATGGTTAATGTTCAATTCTGTTAATTTTGAATGAAGATCGGTAGAAAAGAAGGCATTTGTTGCTTTCTTTTTAAGCACTGTTTCATCAGATGCTGGTAAAAGGGATGGATGAATTTCATGCTGTTCTGGGTCATCTTTTCCAACATCTAAATCTTGAATATAAAGAACAGGGATATTCTGTTCTCTTGCTCGATCAATTACATTTTTCATGACTTTGAGTACTTGTTCCTTCTTAAATACGGGTCCAATCGAGGGACCTTCAACGATACCGACTTGGGCATCTATGACAAGCAAGGCTGTTTGAGATAACATCCAATTATCCTCCTCATTTTTACAAGAACAAAGATGTCAGGATCACGTCCAATACCCACTCAAACTTTGAACTTATTAATCAAATAAAAAAGCTCTTTTCTAAAAGATTGTTGCTACAGAGAGATTTTTAAAAGTTCTTCATTGAATAGTTAATTGGAGTGGAAGGGTAAGACTCCTCGAAAATGAAAAATCGCATTTTCTTCGTGCGATGTAACGCTGTCGAAGCTTTCCTTGTCCTGCGGGACGAGTGGGACAGGTGAGACACTTAAAAGTGAAACGTACGAATGTGGCTCACCGTTCGCCCCGCGGAAAGCGAGCCACTGCAACGGAAATTAACCTCTTTCAAAAGCAACAAAGTTTACGAAAACAGCCAATAAAAAAGACTATCGAAGTTCGATAGTCTCACTAATAACCAAAAGAGTGTAAAAGGTTAAAAATATTCATAGTGAGGTTTTATATCGGACATTGTTCTTGTATGAAGTTTAAATGTACACATGATAAAAACCCCCTTCATTATTTATTTCCTAACAATTCCATTATACAAGTAAGGATGATTTTGGCAATTCTTTTTTTGCAATTTTCTTACTTTAAGTTAAAAATGCCCTTTCCAGATGCCATGCTTATTGGCAGTGATGAATGGAAATGAGTGATGATCCAAGATTCATTTTCTTTTTTTATACCGAATGTAAATCTATTTGTCATCTGACGCAGTTTCTCCCCTGATTGGTTATGGGCAGCAAATGTAACAGCACAATGAACGAAAGCAAGGTCTGCATTTTCTTCAATAACTACATCATTAAACTCAGTCTTAAGTAGAACCCCTTCCTCACGTAAACCGTTAAACCAATCTTTCACGATTTCTCTCCATTGAGCAATACCCGTACACTCCCAATCTTCCCAGCAATCATAAATATGAATGTTAGGCGAGAAGGAAGATACTAATCTCTCAACATCTTTCTCATAAATAGCAGCTTTATAATTTTCCAGAACGTCCTGCACTTTACTCAAAACAACCGGCATGAATAACAGCTCCTTTTTTAATACTAAATTTGTATTCTGCTTGTTAGGAGCAATTACCTTTTTATCATAAGAAAAAGAGAAGCAGATGAACTGTTTCTCTTTGAACACATATAAGATCAATTTACTGGATCAGTTTCTTTTTCTCTTCTTAATTTCCATAAGCGATACGTATGCTGCACGATCACCTTTAGAACGGCGTAAAAAGGAACTGCTAATATTAGCCCTAACACACCACCAAGACTTCCTGATACTAAGAGAATAGAGATAATCGTTAATGGATGAATCTCCAAAGATCTTCCCATGACTTGCGGGGAGATAATATGATTATCGATTTGCTGCGCGATCACCATGATAATCAGCACTTTGACTAACATGAACGGTGATGTGATTGCAGCTACGATCAGTGCAGGTATGATAGCAATAATTGGTCCCAAGAAAGGGATAACGTTTGTAAACATACCGATCAGAGCCAAAATCAAAGAATAATCAAGACCGATGATTAAGTAGCCAATGAACAACAAGACCCCTACACAAACACTAACGATAATTTGGCCTTGAATATATGAACTAAGAGCACCATCCAGATCCCGAAGAATTTTGATGCCATTTTTCCTCTGCACTACCGGAAGCAGTCTTAACACAAACTGCGGAGCTTTTTCACCTTCTTTAAGCATATAAAAAAGGATAAACGGAACGGTAACTAATACCGTAATAATACTTGTTATCACACCAATTAACCCTGTGATATTCCTTCCAAAATTGGATAAGCTCGTTGAAAGATAATTCGTTACCTTATCTGATATTTCAGCTGTATTAAAATCTTCGTTCTTTTGAAATCGATTGACCCATTTATTTTTCTGGATCTCTTCCAATTTAGAACGCGCTGAATCTACTAAATCTGGTGTATTCGTCACAAGGTTATTCACTTGCTTCTGCAGGATAGGTCCGACCCCATAAATAAGTGCCGTTATCACAACTGCTGCTACAAGATAAATTAATAAAATGGATAATACCCGGGGCTGGTTCTTGGATTCTAAGTAGTTTACTAAAGGACGAAATAAATAATATAAAACGCCAGCTACTAAAAACGGAAAAAAAAGTGTTTTTACGAGAATAAATATAGGATGAAAAATAAAATCGATCTTTATCCCAACATAGATAATGAGAAATGCTAATAATAGGCCGTATCCGAACCGAAATGCTTTTGACTGCGGCATAACATCACCTCTTTTTGTATAAATTAAAATGCCATTTTCTCCCCAGAGATTAGTCTATTATTCCCTAAAGGGAAAAAATTATACCTAGAATAGTATTTTCATAGTTTTTATGGATGAAGGATAGGTGGCGTAATTTGTCGATTTATGTCGGTTCGTGCTTAAATCGAATTTAACGTGGAATTATTAAAATTAATGTGGGATTATTCGTATTTACCGAGGAATTATGAAGGATTACCGTGGATATATGGAACTGTATGCTCTTATGAACTAGGTTCGAGGTACATTTTAAAGGAAAAGAAGATGGTTTTAACCACCTTCCCCTTTTTTAAAATTTATTTCGGATCATTTTATGCTAGTTTGTCCTTTTATCGGATCAATTTAAATCGTTTTCCAGAATTCTTCATTATTTAAATTGTCCACACACCATTGATAATGACCGTCGCTGCAATCTTCTGCATAAAAGTTCGCTGTAATCATACTGTATACCAGCACATAGAGATAAAGCCTGCTTTTTACGTTCTCACCTAAAGTGTTGAGGATCATGTTCAAATATCTCTCTCGAATATTTGCATTTAGCACATCGTACATATCAAAGCACACCCATCCAATGGCAACATCGAATAAGTAATCTCCATACATCGTCATGATACCAAAATCGATTAAACCGCTAACTCTATCCTTGTCCATAAGGAGATTTCCGGGATAAAAATCACCGTGAATAATGGAATACTCCCCTTTGTATCCTGCGGATAAAATTTGAAGGATTGATTTTAATTTCCCTTCGTAGTTCACTACATCCTTATTAAAATGGCTTTCTAGTCCGATCTGCTTTTTCACCACCATTTCTTTGAGCAGATCAAACCAATTATTTATTTTAGATTGCGGAATTCCGAAATGATCAAACAAGCAATACCCTTCTAAATCTTTTTTCAGAGTAATGGATTTCATTTCAATATTTGCATTTAGATAAATGCTCATTATTTCTTCTAATTTCGCACTGTTCATCTGTGGCAATTGACTTTGCAAGGGTGTGCCTTTTATTCTTTTTTCAAACGTTATTAAACTTCCCTTTTCCTCATTGATCTCGTATATATTAGGTAACTCGTAGCTCAAACCATTTCGTTCTATTGATTGATAAAAGCTTTTAAGTACTTTTTGCTTATGAACATCTGATAGGTGATTATACAACTTCAGCACTTTATCACTATCACAGGCATAGACTTCGGCTTCCATCCCGGCTCCCAAAAAATCAGATTGAGATATTTGGTATCGATCGAAAATCCATGTTTTATTTTGAATCGCAGGCATTCTATCACCCCATCTATTTAAAATAAGCGTCAAGTTCCTATTTCTAGTTAGGTCTCTCTATCCCTGCCTTAATTTACGTTCTAGTAACACTGGCCGCAGTTCCACTCAATAAGATCTTCAAAAACAAATTCGTTCCTGTATAGATGGTTAAAATTTCTAATCATTGATTCTGTAATTGTGGGAATAATCAATCATGAAACAAGAAAAGAACCCATTTTATGAGTTCTTTTGTAGAATCTTCTTCCACTAAAGCTCTAATTTAGTTTTCTAAATTCCACGATTCTAAATTATATTTTTTGGTAACCAGAAACCCAAAATACTTATATTTAACAGTCATACTTTTGATGGGTTCCTTATAAGACTCCACTTTAATTCCATAATAAATGGGTGTATTTTCTTTTCTATTAATAGCATCAGTAATTTCTTTTTTGTTTAACTTTGGAATAATGGGTGCTGAGTCAACTTTCATAAACTTAATCATTGGATTATCAATACCACTTTGTAATAAATGTCCAGTATCATAACTAATCCCTAGTGCCAATTCTTTAGGTTGTTTACTATGATTTAAAGTAACTTCTTTTATTGTTATCCTCTTAAGACCTATGTTATGAATTTGAAAAATTACTGTCTTTTTTCCATCTTCTTTCGTGCTAGTAGAAACCCCATCAATGCGAATAGGGTTACTTAATTGAACAAATGATAAAAAAACAGCACCTATAATTAATAGAATCAATGAAATTACGATTAATTTTGATTTTATTTTCAACCTCTCATCCCCATTTTATAACGCTCATTTAATTACTAATATATTCCATCAGCCCTTTTTGAATGCCTCTATTTTCTTATGTAATTAAGCTGATCTTTCGTACAATTATCAAAAATCCACAACGGTCTTTAACAGCCTTATTGGTAACGATTATGAGCCTATCTTATTTCCTCCAGCATCTCAGGTAAGTTGCAGTTTGAACAGCTGCTAAACCAGGTTAACATTCCTAAATAGTATTTAAGAGACATTTTGGATAAAATTTTTTGGAATACAAATACTATGATTACTAATCAAATTATTCGGGGGTTTGTATGCGTTCTGAAACTGGATTTGCCGCATTAATTTTCTTTGCTATCATTGGCCTTGTTTCGTCTTTTATTTTTAGCACCGTTCTTATTTCCAAAACAAATAAGCTTATAGAAGCGACAAAAAAAGAAGAATCTAATAAATCGTGACAAGCTCCACACGATAAAAAAATATCAATTTTTCTTTGAAGATGCTCGAGATTAAAGGTATTTGTCCTTTTATTTACACAAATCCAAGTTCTTTTCATTAATTTAGAATAGGTTACGTAATATTTGTCCATAGTGTTTATACTGCTTAGAATTGCAGGAAAACTCAAAGATACTTAGGAGAACCTTATGACTAAAGAAAAAAAGTCCTTAATTTCGGAAGAATTTTTAACAGAGCTAGCTGAGGAAATTAATAATCAATACGGTTTTCCTGATCAACTGTCTCAACAGGATATTGTTGATGATGAAGAAAACGATTAAGTAACACGAAAGAGGCTGACCAGGATAAAACCGGCAGCCTCTATTTTTTTACTAAATTATATGCTTCTTTCAGCAGCCATCGCCTCTGCTTTTGTTCGATGGACTGTACCAAATGGATGCTCAGGCGGCGCATAAATTGCAT
Protein-coding sequences here:
- a CDS encoding FMN-binding negative transcriptional regulator: MYIPEYFKLDDEETIYDFIEKYSFATLFTQHKGQPYATHLPLILNKDENSLYGHFARPNEQWEDAANQQILVVFQGPHCYISPSWYETTKAVPTWNYVSIHLYGKLEIIEDQEIILDSLNDMVNKYESSESLYNLDAVESSFIKGMSKGIVAFKINITKIEAKAKLSQNHTVERQELIIKELEKTSNYDNKQVAELMKKNLLKKSNPFST
- a CDS encoding DinB family protein, which produces MDVFVRQYDWIQSTRETLFHYCESISPSDYVKELEAFGGDSIRSLHAHVADCYRVWLGNRALGHSIPKIDPLSIDNVQEMREVFSKTDALVHEFLNEFENKWDQNVHVSFEHGGSAKFTSLWLLTHTITHEFHHKGQIVKIGRKLGYIPPDTDLIER
- a CDS encoding DinB family protein — protein: MVHAKELLNDQLLANANDPSWYLPFSESVENLTEEEAFWKPNENCNSIAEIVHHLLYWNETWQTRYQKSDVNAVPSIGDNNKSFIIPENENFKDLKERLLEVLLQWQGLLSEEKIESEVNGFPVPVQWWAVIGNVATHNAYHIGQIIFIRKLQKSWKVDAVEV
- a CDS encoding YdeI family protein, which encodes MTNHTMNPKVDEFLSKAKKWKEEFEKLRNIILDCELTEEFKWMHPCYTLEKKNIVLIHGFKEYCALLFHKGALLKDANGILIQQTENVQSARQIRFTNVQEIVEMETILKDYIYEAIEVEKAGLEVNFKKNTEFVIPVELQNEFDETPDLKTAFEALTPGRQRAYILYFSQAKQPKTRQSRVEKYTQQILDGKGLND
- a CDS encoding SRPBCC domain-containing protein is translated as MSLTLSLDFQYKTTIEKLWSALTDSSKLAKWVCNIHTGQAMENDFKAVVGHHFQFRTQPTEWWNGIIDGEVLIVDAPNRLSYTWASGGETHTVTWTLKDLGDGKVNLHLDQTGISNDQAVAGAKYGWGKWCSELEKMLEQSPHSV
- a CDS encoding metalloregulator ArsR/SmtB family transcription factor, with translation MSENDQLRDVFNAIADPTRRQLIQLLSEAEEIPLHELTTQFQMGRTAVSKHLKILKEAGLVYDRKVGRETLFRLNATPLSEIHDWVAFYSRFWSSNMVRLNQFLEEEEE
- a CDS encoding DoxX family protein, producing the protein MSKMIGAETTVKADLMPRGKMIAYWSVTLLLSAAVMLSGIGQLMQYGGNVELVTNLGYPLYILTILGIWKVLGSIALVVPGFPRLKEWVHAGIFFLMTGAALSHAFANDYGDYGFNLILPLSYAALNIASWALRPKSRML
- a CDS encoding cysteine hydrolase family protein — protein: MLSQTALLVIDAQVGIVEGPSIGPVFKKEQVLKVMKNVIDRAREQNIPVLYIQDLDVGKDDPEQHEIHPSLLPASDETVLKKKATNAFFSTDLHSKLTELNINHVVMVGMKTEYCIDTTARAATTLGIDVTLVEDGHSTTDNKVLNAEQIISHHNCNLHGLDNINHFIMVRNSDENVFEHKHLEYK
- a CDS encoding nuclear transport factor 2 family protein translates to MPVVLSKVQDVLENYKAAIYEKDVERLVSSFSPNIHIYDCWEDWECTGIAQWREIVKDWFNGLREEGVLLKTEFNDVVIEENADLAFVHCAVTFAAHNQSGEKLRQMTNRFTFGIKKENESWIITHFHSSLPISMASGKGIFNLK
- a CDS encoding AI-2E family transporter — its product is MPQSKAFRFGYGLLLAFLIIYVGIKIDFIFHPIFILVKTLFFPFLVAGVLYYLFRPLVNYLESKNQPRVLSILLIYLVAAVVITALIYGVGPILQKQVNNLVTNTPDLVDSARSKLEEIQKNKWVNRFQKNEDFNTAEISDKVTNYLSTSLSNFGRNITGLIGVITSIITVLVTVPFILFYMLKEGEKAPQFVLRLLPVVQRKNGIKILRDLDGALSSYIQGQIIVSVCVGVLLFIGYLIIGLDYSLILALIGMFTNVIPFLGPIIAIIPALIVAAITSPFMLVKVLIIMVIAQQIDNHIISPQVMGRSLEIHPLTIISILLVSGSLGGVLGLILAVPFYAVLKVIVQHTYRLWKLRREKETDPVN
- a CDS encoding aminoglycoside phosphotransferase family protein — encoded protein: MPAIQNKTWIFDRYQISQSDFLGAGMEAEVYACDSDKVLKLYNHLSDVHKQKVLKSFYQSIERNGLSYELPNIYEINEEKGSLITFEKRIKGTPLQSQLPQMNSAKLEEIMSIYLNANIEMKSITLKKDLEGYCLFDHFGIPQSKINNWFDLLKEMVVKKQIGLESHFNKDVVNYEGKLKSILQILSAGYKGEYSIIHGDFYPGNLLMDKDRVSGLIDFGIMTMYGDYLFDVAIGWVCFDMYDVLNANIRERYLNMILNTLGENVKSRLYLYVLVYSMITANFYAEDCSDGHYQWCVDNLNNEEFWKTI
- a CDS encoding bacitracin ABC transporter ATP-binding protein; this encodes MTKEKKSLISEEFLTELAEEINNQYGFPDQLSQQDIVDDEEND